Proteins encoded in a region of the Coffea eugenioides isolate CCC68of chromosome 4, Ceug_1.0, whole genome shotgun sequence genome:
- the LOC113768174 gene encoding uncharacterized protein LOC113768174: MASMSIDIATTFLGLAKRQPAPLNRFGATVFTQLWKNEVFVNQSYSICSSVRSRIVSINCTSKAKRFSRRFIASAATTSTPQSEDSDILTKIPPDDRIPATIITGFLGSGKTTLLNHILTADHGKRIAVIENEYGEVDIDGSLVAAKADGIEDIVMLNNGCLCCTVRGDLVRMISELVNRKKGKFDHIVIETTGLANPAPIIQTFYAEDQVFNDVKLDGVVTLVDAKHAGFHLDEVKPKGIVNEAVEQIAYADRIIVNKTDLVGERDIASLVQRIRNINRMAQLKRTEFGKVDLDYVLGIGGFDLERIETAVDAESSKEDHTSHGHDHDHHHHHEHEHEHDHEHDHKHEHHDHLAHDHTHDPGVSSVSIVCEGRLDLEKANIWLGTLLLERSEDIYRMKGLLSVDGMNERFVFQGVHDIFQGSPDRPWLPDEPRVNKIVFIGKNLDAQELEKGFRACLL; encoded by the exons ATGGCTTCAATGTCCATAGATATTGCAACTACCTTTCTGGGCCTAGCCAAGAGGCAACCAGCTCCTCTCAATAGATTTGGCGCTACAGTCTTTACTCAGTTGTGGAAAAACGAGGTTTTTGTGAACCAGAGTTACTCAATCTGCTCTTCAGTTCGTTCAAGAATTGTGTCTATTAATTGTACATCAAAAGCGAAAAGGTTCTCCCGCAGATTTATTGCCTCCGCTGCTACTACTTCGACACCTCAGAGTGAGGATTCTGATATTTTGACTAAGATTCCTCCTGATGATAGAATTCCTGCTACTATTATCACTGGGTTTTTGGGCTCTGGAAAG ACTACATTGTTGAACCATATACTGACTGCTGATCATGGAAAACGAATTGCGGTTATTGAGAATGAG TATGGTGAAGTAGATATTGATGGTTCATTAGTTGCTGCAAAAGCGGACGGAATTGAAGACATTGTCATGCTCAACAATGGGTGCCTGTGCTGCACAGTAAGGGGTGATCTTGTGAGAATGATATCAGAATTGGTAAACagaaaaaaggggaaatttGATCATATTGTAATAGAGACTACAG GATTGGCAAATCCAGCACCAATTATTCAGACATTTTATGCTGAAGATCAGGTTTTCAATGATGTTAAGCTGGATGGTGTTGTAACACTAGTTGATGCTAAACACGCTGGTTTTCACCTTGATGAAGTCAAACCTAAAGGCATAGTTAATGAGGCAGTCGAGCAGATTGCTTATGCTGACCGTATTATAGTGAACAAG ACTGATCTTGTTGGTGAGCGAGATATTGCCTCTTTGGTTCAGAGGATAAGG AACATTAACCGTATGGCTCAACTTAAGCGAACGGAGTTTGGGAAAGTAGATTTGGATTATGTTCTTGGAATTGGAGGCTTTGACTTGGAAAG AATTGAAACTGCTGTCGATGCTGAAAGTTCTAAGGAAGATCACACCAGCCATGGCCATGACCACGATCACCACCATCATCatgaacatgaacatgaacatgACCATGAACACGACCATAAACACG AACATCATGATCACCTTGCTCATGATCACACTCATGACCCTGGTGTTTCTTCTGTCAGCATAGTTTGTGAAGGACGCTTAGATCTTGAGAAG GCTAACATTTGGCTGGGTACATTGTTATTGGAACGAAGCGAGGATATATACCGTATGAAAGGTCTTCTGTCAGTTGATGGAATGAATGAGCGATTTGTCTTCCAG GGAGTACATGACATATTCCAAGGTTCGCCGGATAGACCATGGCTCCCAGATGAACCAAGAGTAAATAAGATCGTCTTCATAGGAAAGAACTTAGACGCACAGGAGCTGGAGAAGGGCTTTAGGGCTTGTTTATTGTGA